Within the Zea mays cultivar B73 chromosome 10, Zm-B73-REFERENCE-NAM-5.0, whole genome shotgun sequence genome, the region GAAAAGGTCAGGCATCAAGCTGCTACAACTGAATGATCGTGGAATACAATACCTCCATAGGAAAATATGCATGTCGTGAATCACTGTAAGTCTGATGGCAAGGCCAAGAGACATACTTCAATTTTTCTTATCCCAGTCCAAGCTGAAACGAAACACCATAGACTTTACGCTGAAACTAAACACCGTAGAATTTAGTATTAGCTTAGCCCAAAAGAGTAAATGAGATTTAATCCATAGAAAAGCTAAGACTTTCTTTGACAAATTGTTAGATACGATAGTTCAGGCATGCATGTTTGGCCAAAAAAACATAAACAATTTTTGTAGCTAGCTACTGATTAGTGTCCAAAATGGTTTCATGTGTAGTGACCAAAAATTGAAAATCCCGACATGGCCAGCCCAGCCATACATGCCAAAGGAATGCAAAAGATACAATCTAATGATCTAATGAAATTAAACCTCATTTGTAGTCTTTCATGGGACAAGATCCTTATAGTTTTGAATTTCATCTCCATTTGAATAACTGGATGATGTCCTTTCCCCTGTAACTGCACATAAAATACAGATGAGAACTTTGATGATGAATACTTTAAGGGGACCGAAGAATGTAATCAATTTCGTCATGACTATGAGATGTACAGAATGGAACATGTAAATTCACTCAGCCACTTTCCTTTGTTCAGTTTCATATTGTCTTGCTGCTAACTACAATTtctctcaatttgtcatatggtcTAACCAGTCTGACAATAAAACTGTACAGGATCAAGGTCTTTGCCTCTATATATTGTGGGTACCCAAAATCCATCATCTCATCAAGCAACTCATACTGTAAGCACAAAATGGCGCCCCATTCTGTCAAGTCCCAGTAGCCGCACATCAACAGAAGTACTTGAAATTTGCTTACCACAACACCAAAGTTATCTCTCAGCGACTCCTCTTCCAGCTCCTCGAAGTAGTGCTTAAACACATGTACTCACTCACAAGTTGCATGAATAATAGGATAAGCCCACCATTACAGCCACTATTCCCTCATCCATAAGCCCAACACTGCAGCCGTTGTGGAAGGGGATGTCACCTGTGGAAGAAGGGAGATAAAAAATCAACACAGTTACACAGGTCGACGACGCCAATCTATCACACGCACACATACACAGGATCCCCACATACACAGAAGCCGTATCCATTGCACCGACAAAACCGTATCCATTGGAGCGACGATCCTGAGGTCCTCACGTGTGATCTTGGCCTGGCATTGTAGGTTGTAGGCGATGGAGAGGTTCTTGCCGAGCTCGATGGCGTTATCAGTGACGCTGCTCATGGCACTCATCCAAGCGGCGAGCTCGCTGGCGAGCGATTCCTGTAGGGCACGGAGGATCTGGCTATCGACCAAAAGAAGGGCCCGCTAGGTCAGCCAAGGAGAGCacttgtggccaaggacttgcatGTTCTCAAGCCAGTAAGAATTCATTACTTCTCCACCAAAAGAAGGGCCCTGCTTGTTGGGTAGGAATGCAGAAGAAGTTCAAGTGCAGGATAGCAAGCTCTCCTACACTAACGTACGACAGTTTTCAAAACGGAGTTGGTTCAAGCATTTGAACCTACACATACACATCATCGGAGCCACCTCCAGGTCTACCTCATGTTCGTGTACATCACTAACGTACGATTTTTCAATTTTGGGGCTTGACAATTTTCAGCCAAGTCAGTCAAATTATTTATAGAGATATGGTTTTATAAAAACAAAAAAACCTAAACAAAGTATTAATAATAAAGCACATGCGTTACTGTGGTACGAAATTCCACAAAATTACTCAAGTTCATGAAATTTCAGCGAAATTTGTGAGAAAGGTTACACCCCTGATCACGAGTTCCAGTTCCAAATGGTCCCAGAAATCTGTAACTGAAGTTCCTACCAACGTGAGTCTCCCCCATCGACAGTAAGGGACGTGAGGTATAAAGCTATGGATCAATCATGGATGCTGAGGTGAGAAGCAAGAGGATGCCTCAGTTATTAGGGGCAGCTTACGTTCATCATGCAGGAGTAGTAGGTATTGATCCAGAACGGCAGCCTATTATGCTGGTGGGAGAAGCCTGCTAGGTCAACCAAGGAGAGCTTCCAGAGCAGCGCCCTGTTTTTTTACAGGTAGCAACTATCATTCATTCCATCAATATGCCAAGTCAAACAGACAACAACTCAGCAGAATTCTAGTTCTTTCAATTTGTTGATAAATAAGTTTTATTTGTACGTCAACTGGTGAGTTTTATATTCTTTCCTGTCATCTTATTGTAATATGTTTTACCACTTCCTGCAAAAAAACATGTATTTTTACCGCTTTACTGGCGCAATTTAAACATCATTGCACCGAAGTTTTCTGGCCACATTTTATTATTATGTTGGTCTCTTGTTCTAATCTATTGTCTGTGTGCATATTATTGATGAAAGCAATTTCTTATACCTTTTCAGTTATTACCACAACATTAAAGGAGATGCCTTCACTCCAGAAAGCATTGCCTCCAGAACTTGCTGATAATGTGCTCAGGGTAACGTTTCTTTTGCACCTTTTGCTTTTTGCTGTGGTCTCCTTGGTATTATGGGTCGCGGCCAACTTTCAAATCAACTTGCACTGTTGTACTGTTAATGAATAGTCAGTCATCAGGCTTCATTCATTTGCATCAGTTACCCTAAATTCTAGCTTCAGCTTTTCCAGAAGACACATCTAATATGCACCCTGTAGCCTAGTTTTTTGTTACTTTTATTAAAAATTGTCATGAATGAAACAAAACAAAATCATAGTCGATGCTGGAGAAAAACATTTTTTTCTGTTTATTGTTCTCTCCTTTTTCATGATGTAGTTATATCGTGAATGCTTACGGAGGGCGAAGTATATTGGCCATCAGGTATGCATATTTTTATCTGTAAATTTACCATTGCTCTCCACCATGAAGTTGTGATTTTTTTAATAATAGACTGAAGCAGCCTTTTGTAAACCAGAAACACAATAAAGAACTTTTAGTCGCCATGGTGAGACAACAATTCAAGAAAAACATGCATGAAACTGATCCAGAGAAGATACAGAAAATGAAGGACGAGTAAGTGACTGCCCTGTGTAAATTTTTACTTTTGCTTTCAATTTTACCGTCTTATCTTCCAGTAATTTATCATGGTTGGAGCATACCTTATGAAATTGTTTCCTGCTGTGCAGTGCTGCAAGGGGCCTTATCAATCATATTCTATATGAGTCCGAGAAGATTACAGGACGCAAGTTTTCAGGTTAAAAACAGAAGTTGAAACTGGACTTACAGTGTGTCGTGTTGTATGAATAATAGTAAAAATAATTTACTTTCTTGCCTTTGAATGATTCCGGTTCTATTGTACAAGGACCTGCAAGTGTTTTTTTCCTTCGGATTGCTGAGTACTCGAGCTATTGCAGCAATGATTTTCAGTAACCAAGAGTTTGGCTGTCTTTTCTTTTGTGCATCTGTCCAATAAATGCTGACTACAAATTATTTTGGATACCGTATAAATGTAATCCTACTCATAGCCAGGAGACAGAAATATTCGGTGCCTTTGAACTCTTCCCCAGTGGTTATGGATAGTACCCTTTTCGTTTGAGGCTTTTTGCTGTTGATGTTATGGATAGTACCCTTTATGTTGGTCTCTTGTTCTAATCTATTGTCTGTGTGCATATTATTTGTACAGTCAAATGTAGCTTGCACCAACAGATCAGTAGTACTCCCAATTTGTTCTAAAATAAGTACATATTTTAGAGTTAGACTATTTAACTTCAGTTATCTTTTTTTCTACATCCTCTTCTCGTAAAGGCAATGATTATTAGTATATATCTAATCTTTTACAGTACGAAATGTATTTGATTTGCAACGGAGGTAGTAGTAGTTACCGATCAATGGAAACTCACTTCAGTCTCTGGCCAAGAGCGGAGTCGTCGCCGGTAGAAATGTTCGTGTCGACTGACCGGAACTACTTGTACCGGCGAATGTCCCGCCACCCGAATTCTGGGACACCGTAGGGGTCTGCTGAGCTTCTTCTGCAGGAGCCGGAGAACGACGGCGACGACACTCTGCATCTCATCTCACCGTAACAGCAGACTGAAAAACAATAATTTGGTCCAAGGCACAATCTCAGCCCCAATAGCACCTCGCCAGCTTGCCTCACGCACACGCTTGCACAACACCGCCCAAGCTCGGACGTGTCTTCTGGTCGGCCGGCAGATGCCACACCAGAACTCGTCCTTGGTGCCGGCGCTGGGGTGCTTCCTGGGGCTCGCCTTGGGCGACATGGGCCTGCGCCGGTGGCCGAGGACGTCCTTGGGCTAAATGTCAACTAAATTGCAAAGGTTTGTGGAGCTAGAAACTTAGGTCCCATGTTACAATCGATCTAAATTAAAAGCCCTACTATTCTGCCATCCATGACGTGATCTTCCTCCAAAACCTTGTCTATAACAGATGGATCAAAAAATGTAACAAATTTAAATCCGTGAGGCATATTAGTATGCTTGTCCTACATAATTACAGAATCAGCTATTGCCCCATACTTCTCAAAATGCTTGGAGAATTATTCTACATACAAAAATAGCAAACCAAGATTAGAGATGAAGGTGCTAAACGCAGCTCACCAGATTTATACCTCTCAATATCTGATGCGGGGCACCTGCACAGACCAGAGGAAAATTAGTTAAGAATCACATTGCAGGGAAAACACATTTCGGACACCCTTCAAAAAGTTGCATTCAACTGTCGTTCAGTAGGGTGGATGGGGGTGGGGTGGGACTTCATGAATACAATGAAAACTCACGTCATAGTTAGAATTGGAACTTCATCCTCATTCCCAAGATAAAGTACATTGGAGTACCAGCTATCCTGCAAGAAATTCATCCAACAGACATTAGATATATTCCAGAACTTTTGAGACTCAGTATTGCCACATAGATTAAACATGGTGTCACAATTATACTGGTAAGGCTGGGTTTGAAATTCGTCCACTGATGACATGACACGATACTGACACGATACTGTTTTTCTTGTGTACTT harbors:
- the LOC103641441 gene encoding uncharacterized protein isoform X1, with the translated sequence MPSLQKALPPELADNVLRLYRECLRRAKYIGHQPFVNQKHNKELLVAMVRQQFKKNMHETDPEKIQKMKDDAARGLINHILYESEKITGRKFSG
- the LOC103641441 gene encoding uncharacterized protein isoform X2; the protein is MPSLQKALPPELADNVLRLYRECLRRAKYIGHQKHNKELLVAMVRQQFKKNMHETDPEKIQKMKDDAARGLINHILYESEKITGRKFSG